In candidate division KSB1 bacterium, the following proteins share a genomic window:
- a CDS encoding DUF4266 domain-containing protein yields MKQLIGFALITLAFTILLSGCVTVKPYERENLADRTMDFDQNREEVMMEQHFLLTREGSIGGNGGAGGGCACN; encoded by the coding sequence ATGAAACAACTTATCGGTTTTGCACTAATTACACTTGCATTTACGATACTCTTGAGTGGCTGCGTGACCGTCAAACCGTACGAACGCGAAAACTTAGCCGATCGCACGATGGACTTTGACCAGAACCGTGAAGAAGTCATGATGGAACAGCACTTCCTCTTAACCCGCGAAGGGAGTATCGGAGGCAACGGCGGAGCTGGCGGCGGCTGCGCCTGCAATTAG